Proteins co-encoded in one Ammospiza caudacuta isolate bAmmCau1 chromosome 16, bAmmCau1.pri, whole genome shotgun sequence genomic window:
- the RNF44 gene encoding RING finger protein 44 isoform X1 → MRPWELAVNRRPPSAPFAQRRFSGGPCSSPDHLRRSPSARRQWGRRDRPLATLLGQDEPQVHPAFPQQPHVPVDEPRAYALASTPPRMLHPAAHPPHQNPFMVDLHDQVHQGPVPLSYTVTTVTTQGFPIHAGQHIPGCSTQQLPACSVMFSGQHYPLCCLPPPLIQACAMQQLPVSYQTFPPIISSDHYILHPPPPPVPPHQPPHMAPLGQFVPLQAQHPRMPLQRIDNDVDLRGEQHPIAGFTYPPSHHAPTLSPSMPLHYLPHDPLHQELPFGVPYPHMMPRRLNTQRYRLQQALPPPPPPPPPPPYYPSFLPYFLSMLPVSPTAVGPTISLDLDVDDVEMENYEALLNLAERLGEAKPRGLTKADIEHLPSYRFNPESHQSEQTLCVVCFSDFEARQLLRVLPCNHEFHAKCVDKWLKANRTCPICRADASEVQREAD, encoded by the exons ATGCGACCATGGGAACTGGCAGTGAATAGGCGGCCGCCCTCTGCCCCTTTTGCCCAGCGCCGTTTCTCGGGGggaccctgcagcagccccgACCACCTCCGGCGCAG cccctctgccaggCGTCAGTGGGGACGACGCGATCGACCTCTGGCAACCCTGCTGGGCCAGGATGAGCCCCAGGTGCACCCTGCCTTCCCCCAGCAGCCGCACGTCCCTGTAGATGAGCCCCGCGCCTACGCTCTTGCCAGCACGCCGCCACGAATGCTTCACCCAGCCGCTCACCCACCCCACCAGAACCCATTCATGGTGGATCTGCATGACCAG GTGCACCAGGGACCTGTCCCTCTCTCCTACACGGTTACCACCGTAACGACGCAAGGCTTCCCCATCCACGCTggccagcacatccctgggtgcagcacccagcagctcccagcatgcTCAGTGATGTTCAGCGGACAGCACTACCCgctctgctgcctcccaccCCCG CTGATTCAGGCATGTGCCATGCAACAACTTCCCGTCTCCTACCAGACATTCCCCCCCATCATCTCCAGCGACCATTACATCCTGCACCCACCCCCACCACCAGTGCCCCCCCACCAGCCGCCCCACATGGCCCCCCTGGGGCAGTTCGTACCTCTCCAAGCCCAGCATCCACGTATG CCTCTGCAGAGGATAGACAATGACGTGGACCTGCGAGGGGAGCAGCACCCCATCGCAGGCTTCACATACCCTCCGTCTCACCACGCTCCCACGCTGTCGCCCTCCATGCCGCTGCATTACCTCCCCCACGACCCGCTGCACCAAGAACTGCCATTTGGCGTG ccataCCCCCACATGATGCCCCGGCGGCTGAACACCCAGCGGTACCGGCTGCAGCAGGCGCTGCCCCCACCGCCACCCCCTCCGCCGCCTCCTCCGTATTATCCGAGCTTCCTGCCCTATTTCCT TTCTATGCTTCCTGTGTCGCCAACAGCCGTGGGCCCCACGATCAGCTTAGACCTGGACGTGGATGATGTGGAGATGGAGAATTATGAG gcactgctgaacTTGGCCGAGCGGCTGGGGGAGGCCAAGCCACGGGGACTCACCAAAGCAGACATCGAGCACCTCCCGTCCTACCGCTTCAACCCTGAGAGCCACCAGTCTGAGCAGACCCT GTGCGTCGTGTGCTTCAGCGACTTCGAGGCCCGGCAGCTTCTCCGCGTCCTGCCCTGCAACCACGAGTTCCACGCCAAGTGTGTCGACAAATGGTTAAAG GCGAACCGCACGTGCCCGATCTGCCGGGCGGACGCGTCGGAGGTGCAGCGGGAGGCGGACTGA
- the RNF44 gene encoding RING finger protein 44 isoform X2 yields the protein MLHPAAHPPHQNPFMVDLHDQVHQGPVPLSYTVTTVTTQGFPIHAGQHIPGCSTQQLPACSVMFSGQHYPLCCLPPPLIQACAMQQLPVSYQTFPPIISSDHYILHPPPPPVPPHQPPHMAPLGQFVPLQAQHPRMPLQRIDNDVDLRGEQHPIAGFTYPPSHHAPTLSPSMPLHYLPHDPLHQELPFGVPYPHMMPRRLNTQRYRLQQALPPPPPPPPPPPYYPSFLPYFLSMLPVSPTAVGPTISLDLDVDDVEMENYEALLNLAERLGEAKPRGLTKADIEHLPSYRFNPESHQSEQTLCVVCFSDFEARQLLRVLPCNHEFHAKCVDKWLKANRTCPICRADASEVQREAD from the exons ATGCTTCACCCAGCCGCTCACCCACCCCACCAGAACCCATTCATGGTGGATCTGCATGACCAG GTGCACCAGGGACCTGTCCCTCTCTCCTACACGGTTACCACCGTAACGACGCAAGGCTTCCCCATCCACGCTggccagcacatccctgggtgcagcacccagcagctcccagcatgcTCAGTGATGTTCAGCGGACAGCACTACCCgctctgctgcctcccaccCCCG CTGATTCAGGCATGTGCCATGCAACAACTTCCCGTCTCCTACCAGACATTCCCCCCCATCATCTCCAGCGACCATTACATCCTGCACCCACCCCCACCACCAGTGCCCCCCCACCAGCCGCCCCACATGGCCCCCCTGGGGCAGTTCGTACCTCTCCAAGCCCAGCATCCACGTATG CCTCTGCAGAGGATAGACAATGACGTGGACCTGCGAGGGGAGCAGCACCCCATCGCAGGCTTCACATACCCTCCGTCTCACCACGCTCCCACGCTGTCGCCCTCCATGCCGCTGCATTACCTCCCCCACGACCCGCTGCACCAAGAACTGCCATTTGGCGTG ccataCCCCCACATGATGCCCCGGCGGCTGAACACCCAGCGGTACCGGCTGCAGCAGGCGCTGCCCCCACCGCCACCCCCTCCGCCGCCTCCTCCGTATTATCCGAGCTTCCTGCCCTATTTCCT TTCTATGCTTCCTGTGTCGCCAACAGCCGTGGGCCCCACGATCAGCTTAGACCTGGACGTGGATGATGTGGAGATGGAGAATTATGAG gcactgctgaacTTGGCCGAGCGGCTGGGGGAGGCCAAGCCACGGGGACTCACCAAAGCAGACATCGAGCACCTCCCGTCCTACCGCTTCAACCCTGAGAGCCACCAGTCTGAGCAGACCCT GTGCGTCGTGTGCTTCAGCGACTTCGAGGCCCGGCAGCTTCTCCGCGTCCTGCCCTGCAACCACGAGTTCCACGCCAAGTGTGTCGACAAATGGTTAAAG GCGAACCGCACGTGCCCGATCTGCCGGGCGGACGCGTCGGAGGTGCAGCGGGAGGCGGACTGA
- the CDHR2 gene encoding cadherin-related family member 2, whose product MIDEHVYCRRQRSGSVKMSEQRQHPQGHSHRHPGRMAWRSWLLLPFLLPTVSGNTVPIINSSLFYVPEDLELGQFAFQLEAYDLDHDPLTYQIEGTDAFYFSVDSKSGRVTLRNSLDRELQARLTITAKVSDGVNSEVSKKVTVIVEDRNDNVPVFQHLPYNADIPENTTVHSIIYTVFANDSDTGNASKVSYRIQEVIPDNVNNLQLFYILSNGSLVLNGSLDYAKNTFYQIKILAQDGGGWLHNVWTVQSSSTYLSLTITDVPNLDPRFLNEPYSGSVPENCDLGTVVLTVTAMDQDTGVNDNISYIITNASVPFVINNTTGAITVSEPLDREELPSEEVLLQVTAREEHPDIYGKRAQASTLVTILVTDVNDNKPQFYNCSLSSCNFSASAQNNFIGSIIEHSSTRLPVSNLNIVAYDPDKGINSSFELSLQGLNANAFTVFPTTIVGAGEVQILVQNSSLVDYEISHVMVVQIIANDTGNPTDCCSTATVTIELIDSNDHIPEFPQSTYSLSVMENSPDGTVISPNITAYDPDSGVLGQITYQLLPENIHNVFMVNATSGALLVHNGRLLDRETRSIYYANLQARDGGGLVGTTVLEITVLDANDMAPIVIGSYFISAEEGQNVSTQIQAIDNDMPDSPNSKLGFMILPGLFSNNFTINRDTGEMHSTEPLDREALEDEHGQMVVTVMVYDHGEPPLNTTVNVTITVGDLNDNIPVFLNQSYEFSVFEESPGSFVGEVNATDADRTEINSRISFRLERDSGSSNFLIRSTRLGPGNYSGQLSVDPEIFLDYDTLDQKFFTLTVLAENTAADNARDRANVSVTVHILDVNDEPPTIQPGSLQDVSVAENGTQQGLIHTLNAFDPDTNNSLLFEELAVACFKGDSSAGDVCWDWFLLAPNGSVLVNSSDIDYEVCDRVLLTLRVEDLYTEKGNRYSQNETLRITITDVNDNAPVFEAISETFVVVPEISPVELQVATVKATDADTGLGGTIAFSIVSVVLVEDSGSSRPFENLFGVSTTPDKGAYIGSIRVASNLDESLKGQYKVTVEAKDGEEPVHRAQTVLSIFTVDQSYRIRLQFLTTVEEVQSNSENIKLALTTVTKAAVYVVAIRGVEDTRDTDVDAKSVMEAYFVYSNGTALDVNDLITLIQSDPVGLAELVKLGLAVIGPGEVTKPTKEVELIGIIAGLAAFLLIFILIMTLVLVLTTRSYKRKLNAMKALKVATTFNPATAQQGAGIPGTNQYNAEGANPMLNRPLDPSHDLGFHEDSISVTSMNSLDENTVNAPADDNFEVEQVKMQPTDPTDKEVLVAALNMKEPTRAAYLNTTFTTTDL is encoded by the exons ATGATTGACGAACATGTTTACTGCAGGAGGCAAAGGTCTGGCAGTGTCAAGATGAGCGAGCAGAggcagcatccccagggacacagccacaG GCATCCTGGCAGGATGGCATGGcgctcttggctgctgctccccttcctcctgccaACAG TTTCAGGAAACACCGTCCCCATCATCAATTCAAGCCTCTTCTACGTGcctgaggacctggagctgg GCCAGTTTGCTTTCCAGCTGGAGGCTTATGACCTGGACCACGACCCCCTCACCTACCAAATTGAAGGCACAGACGCCTTCTACTTCTCTGTGGACTCCAAATCAGGCAGAGTGACACTGAGGAACTCCCTGGACCGTGAG CTCCAGGCCAGGCTCACCATCACTGCCAAAGTGTCAGATGGTGTAAACTCTGAG GTTTCCAAAAAAGTCACCGTCATCGTGGAGGACCGCAATGACAACGTCCCCGTGTTCCAGCACCTGCCATATAACGCTGATATCCCCGAG AACACGACTGTGCACAGCATCATCTACACCGTGTTTGCCAACGACAGCGACACCGGGAACGCCTCCAAAGTCAGCTACAGAATCCAGGAG GTGATCCCAGACAACGTGAACAATCTCCAGCTCTTCTACATCCTGAGCAATGGGAGTCTGGTGCTCAATGGTTCCCTGGACTATGCCAAGAACACTTTCTACCAGATCAAGATCCTCGCCCAG gaTGGTGGAGGATGGCTGCACAACGTTTGGACCGTCCAGAGTAGCTCTACTTACCTGTCCCTGACCATTACAGATGTGCCCAACCTGGACCCACGGTTCCTCAATGAGCCCTACTCGGGCTCTGTGCCTGAGAACTGTGACCTG GGCACCGTTGTGCTGACTGTCACCGCCATGGACCAAGACACAGGGGTGAATGACAACATCTCCTACATCATCACCA ATGCCAGTGTTCCTTTTGTTATCAACAATACAACGGGTGCCATCACTGTGAGTGAGCCCCTGGACCGTGAGGAGCTGCCCAGTGAGGAAGTGCTGCTGCAAGTCACG gCACGTGAGGAGCACCCAGATATCTACGGCAAGAGGGCCCAGGCCAGCACCCTGGTGACAATCTTGGTGACAGATGTCAATGACAACAAGCCCCAGTTCTACAACTGCTCCCTGTCCAGCTGCAACTTCTCTGCCAGTGCTCAGAACAACTTCATAGGCAGCATCATAGAGCACTCCTCCACCAGACTGCCTGTGTCCAACCTCAACATTGTTGCCTACGACCCAGATAAG GGCATCAACAGCAGTTTTGAGCTGAGCCTGCAGGGTCTGAATGCCAACGCCTTCACTGTGTTCCCCACAACGATTGTGGGTGCAGGGGAAGTCCAGATCCTGGTGCAAAACTCATCCTTAGTGGACTACGAGATAAGCCATGTCATGGTGGTGCAG ATCATTGCTAATGACACAGGGAACCCTACAGACTGCTGCTCCACGGCCACCGTGACCATTGAGCTCATCGACAGCAATGACCACATCCCTGAGTTCCCCCagagcacctacagcctgtCTGTGATGGAGAACAGCCCCGACGGCACCGTCATCTCCCCAAACATCACG GCCTATGATCCAGACAGCGGTGTCCTGGGCCAGATCACCTaccagctgctcccagagaaCAT CCACAATGTCTTCATGGTGAACGCCACAAGCGGGGCCCTGCTGGTGCACAACGGGAGATTGCTGGACAGGGAGACTCGCTCCATCTACTATGCCAACCTGCAGGCCAGGGACGGGGGCGGCCTGGTGGGCACCACGGTGCTGGAGATCACCGTGCTGGATGCCAACGACATGGCACCCATCGTCATTGGCTCCTACTTCATCTCGGCAGAAGAGGGGCAGAATGTTAGCACACAGATCCAG GCCATCGACAATGACATGCCTGACAGCCCCAACAGCAAATTGGGCTTCATGATCTTGCCAGGACTGTTCAGCAACAACTTTACCATCAATAGAGACACAGGTGAgatgcacagcacagagccactGGACCGTGAAGCCTTGGAGGATGAGCATGGACAGATGGTGGTGACAGTGATGGTGTATGACCACGGCGAGCCACCGCTGAACACCACGGTGAACGTCACCATCACCGTGGGG GACCTGAATGACAACATTCCCGTGTTCCTCAACCAGTCCTATGAGTTCTCCGTCTTTGAAGAGTCTCCAG GGTCCTTTGTGGGTGAGGTGAATGCCACAGATGCCGACAGGACGGAGATCAATTCCCGCATTTCATTCCGGCTTGAAAGAGACTCTGGCTCCAGCAACTTCTTGATCCGCTCAACCCGCCTGGGGCCAGGGAACTACAGTGGGCAGCTGTCTGTAGACCCCGAGATATTCCTGGACTACGACACGCTGGATCAGAAGTTCTTCACCCTGACGGTGCTGGCAGAGAACACGGCTGCAGACAACGCCAGGGACAGGGCCAACGTCTCAGTGACAGTCCACATCCTCGATGTCAACGACGAGCCCCCCACCATCCAGCCAGGCTCGCTGCAGGACGTGTCAGTGGCTGAGAAcgggacacagcagggcctgaTCCACACACTGAATGCCTTCGACCCTGACACAAATAACTCACTGCTCTTTGAGGAGCTGGCAGTTGCCTGCTTCAAGggggacagcagtgctggggacgTGTGCTGGGACTGGTTCCTGCTGGCACCCAATGGCTCAGTGCTGGTGAACAGCTCAGACATCGACTACGAGGTGTGTGACAGGGTCCTGCTCACACTGAGGGTGGAGGATCTGTACACTGAGAAAGGAAACCGCTACAGCCAGAACG AAACCCTGAGGATCACCATTACTGATGTGAATGACAACGCGCCAGTCTTCGAGGCCATCTCGGAGACTTTTG TGGTTGTCCCCGAAATCTCTCCTGTGGAACTGCAAGTGGCCACTGTGAAG gccacAGATGctgacacagggctggggggaacCATCGCCTTCTCCATCGTCAGTGTGGTGCTTGTGGAGGACAGCGGGAGCAGTCGGCCCTTCGAGAACCTCTTTGGGGTATCCACAACACCTGACAAGGGCGCCTACATCGGGAGTATCCG AGTGGCCAGCAACCTTGATGAATCTCTGAAGGGACAGTACAAGGTGACAGTGGAGGCTAAGGATGGTGAGGAACCAGTGCACAGAGCCCAGACCGTGCTGAGT ATCTTCACGGTGGATCAGAGCTACCGCATTCGGCTCCAGTTCCTGACAACGGTGGAAGAAGTCCAGAGTAACTCCGAAAATATTAAATT GGCCCTGACCACTGTGACCAAGGCAGCAGTCTACGTGGTGGCCATCCGAGGCGTGGAGGACACCCGTGACACCGA CGTGGATGCCAAGTCGGTGATGGAGGCCTACTTTGTGTACAGCAATGGCACTGCCCTGGATGTCAATGACCTGATCAC ACTCATCCAGTCCGATCCGGTGGGCTTGGCTGAGCTGGTGAAGCTGGGCCTGGCTGTCATT ggccccgGGGAGGTGACAAAGCCCACCAAGGAGGTGGAGCTGATTGGCATTATCGCAGGGTTGGCAGCATTCCTGCTCATCTTCATACTCATCATGACCCTGGTTTTGGTGCTCACCACCAGGAG CTACAAGAGGAAGCTGAATGCCATGAAGGCTCTGAAGGTGGCCACAACATTCAACCCTgcaacagcacagcagggagctggcatCCCTGGGACCAACCAGTACAACGCTGAGGG GGCCAACCCCATGCTGAACCGCCCGCTGGATCCCTCCCATGACCTGGGCTTCCACGAGGACTCCATCTCTGTGACCAG CATGAATTCCCTGGATGAAAATACAGTAAATGCACCAGCAGATGACAACTTTGAGGTCGAG caggtcaAAATGCAGCCAACAGACCCCACTGACAAGGAGGTGCTGGTGGCTGCCCTGAACATGAAGGAGCCCACTAGAGCAGCATACCTCAACACCACCTTCACCACCACGGACTTGTGA